In Zunongwangia sp. HGR-M22, the sequence ATTGGTTGCACCTTCACTAGTATATTCTCTGTGTCCGTAATCATAAATACTACCTCCAGTTAAATCTTGCACAGTTCGAATAGCCTCATTTTCATCTTCAAAAGCACGAGCACGTACTTCACTAACCAAACGTGCCGCTTCAGACTGATCTCTATTTAACCTTAATAAACACTCTGCTTTTATAAACATAGCATCTGCCAGCCTAAAGAATGGTACATCATCACCATAAGTTCCATCGACACCCGGTACAATTTCATTTTTCACAAAACGATAACCTTCCATCATATAAGCTCCTGGATTATCGATAGAATGCACTCTTTTGGTATACACTAAATTTACTTCTCCCTGATCATCAGCATTCATTTTTAAAGGCTCTCCACTATAATAATCATATTGTTGGCCATAAGCCCAAGTATCATCTAAGCGGGAATCATTTTCATGATAAGTATCTATAAACTGAGGTATTGCACAGCTACCATTCCATGGTGCTCCATCATAACCAAAAGCTTTAGCTCCTTCACTGGTAAGTGCTTTATTTACAAGATAATTTGCATTAGCATAGGTGTAATCTAGTGGAATGGCAAAAATAATTTCGTTATTTCCTGCCAAGCTAGCTTTAAAATTGTCTTTATAATTAGCTGATAAAGAATATCCTCCGTTATTAATTATATCATTCACCTGTTCTAAAGCGAGTTCAAAGTATTCAGTATTATCATAATCGTTAAACCACGCATTATGATTTAAATACATTTTTGCCAGAATCATTTCAGCTGCATATTTATTAGGATATCCATAAATTTTTTCCGTTCCTAAATCTTCTTTCACAGCATTAAGCTCTGATACTACAAAATCAAAAACTTCTTCTGGACTGGCTTGCTCTGGCAGATAACCACTTTCTACCAGCTGGGTCGTTTCTAAGGGCACATTTCTAAACAAATCGAATAAAATATAATAGTACAATGCACGCATGGTTCGAAGTCGGGCGCTTTGTAATGGATTTTCTTGAATTTCTGGAAGATCCAGAATTGTATTGGCATAACCAATACCTGAATAAGCATTATCCCAAATTGTACTTAAGTGACCTATATTGGAATTGAAATCATGTTTATGCATCGAAATATAAAGATCTCCCCAACCTACTCCTATACGTAAAGGTGTCATAATCAAGTCTGAAGACTCTTCCTGAATATCGAATAGTCCATTCCACTCCCAATATGTATAGCGTAAATGATTATATACATATCCCGTTAATCTAGAAATATCCTGTTCGTTATTAAAATCGATATCCTCGTTTGTTAAAATACTATGTGTATCTTCAGAAAGATCTGTACAGGAAAATGATGCCAAGAAAAAAACAGCTACACCTGTTAACTTTATTAATTTATGTTTGAATATATTCATGATGTCTTTTTTAGAAGTTTAATTTGGTACCTATTGTGAACGATTTGATTGTAGGGTATTTATCCCTAAAGTCATTCCCGGCAGCATAAAAATCTCTATTATCCAATTCAGGATCCATTCCGCTATAGTCTGTAATTGTTAAAAAGTTTTTAGCAGAACAGTATAGGCGAATATTCGAAATATAATTTGATATTTTTTCAATTTTGAAATTATAACCCAGCGTGATATTATCCAATTTCACAAAATCTCCTTTCTCTAAATAATGACTTACAAAAGCCTGAGCTTGAGCTCCAGATAATGGACGTTCTCCATAAACGGGTTCTGCAGCAGATTTTAAACGATTATATTGGATCGAGTTATTTTCGTAAAACATTCGTTGTGTATTCAAAATATCGAAACCAAACTGACCGCTAATTAATGCAGTTAAATCGAAATTTTTATACCTAAAAGTATTCGTCCATCCCATATAAACAGTAGGGAAACCATTACCAAGATACTGGCGATATTCGTTTGTATTCAAACTTGTGGAATACGGTATAGCTTCACCGGTATTTGGGTCTTCTACCAAGAATAATCCATTCTCTGTTACTCCTACAGATTTTAATCCCCAAAAATTTCCTATTGCCTGGCCTACCTCAACTCTATGTGTAGGAACATTTACCGGATCCCCTGCATAAGCAACATCTAAGTAATCCTCTGTTTCATATAAATCATTTGATAAGCTTAAAAGTTCATTATCATTATGCGTTATTGTAACTGTGGTTTCCCAAGAAAAATCATCGTTGGTTACAGGAAGCGCATTAATCATAAGTTCAAATCCTTGATTTCTAATTGAACCAACATTCGCTAATGTTTGTGCGTAAATATTTGGGGGTAATGGCACATTATATGAATATAATAAATCATCGGTATCCTTTCTATACATATCTAAAGAACCACTTAAACGATTGTTCAAGAAAGAAAAATCAAGCCCTAGGTTAATTTCTGAAGTTCGTTCCCATTTTAAATCTGGATTAGGATTTTGGGTGACCATTAAACCAGCAACCCATTCACCATTTTCATTTACAAAATTTCCGTAATCACTATCATAATTATAAGTTGTTAGAGAAAGATAATTATCATTAGGTCGTTGCCCAGTTACCCCATAACCTGCTCTAATCTTTAAATTATTCATCCAGTTGGCAGAAGTTAAGAATTCTTCATTACTAAGTGTCCAGCCCGCAGATACTGATGGGAAAAGCCCCCATTTGTGATTATCACCAAATTGGGATGAACCCTCTCTACGAATACTCGCAAGCAAATTAAATCGATTGTCGTACCCATATTGAATTCTTCCAAAAAACCCTATTAAACGAGAGTCAATTTTTCCACTACCCATTCCGGCATTACCTTCATTCAGCCTAGAACCAACTCCTATATTATTATAGAGATAGCCATCTGTAGGAAAATCTGAATTGCTGGCATAAAAGTTACTCGTACTAAAATAACTGTAACTATATCCTGCTAATGCACTAAAACGATGACTAGTATTAATATCGAATTCGTAATTGGTAGTAAGTTCCAAAAATTTATCTTCTTTTTTCTCATAACTTTTATAAGCACTACCACTAAATCCGGTAGTTTTAGATGAATAATATCTGGAAGTACTATAGGTAGAAATATCGGTGGCCGCTAAGTTTTTTGCGATTAGAAGATTAGTTACCCAGTTTTTTATTGGTTCAAAGGTAACATTACCAGTAATATTGGTTCTGCGTAATTCACGATCTCCAATTAACTCGTTATTCATCGCTACAGGATTGAAATATTGGTACCGCCCAAATTCTTCAAAATAATCGCCGTTTTCATCGTAAATAGGTGAAGTTGGATTACGAATAATTGCTTGACGATAAACATTGCTTATTCCGGTATCCTCAATATTATTAGGGGTTCTTTTACGCTGCTCAGAAAAGATTTTAAACCCGACTTTTAAAATATCTTTTAAAAGATATTGTTCTAAATTAAGCTGTAATCGTAATTGATCGTTATTCGATTTTTTAATTGTTCCTTCTTCATATCGATAGGAAATGTTTCCTGAATAAGATGTAAGCTCTGATCCTCCATTAATAGTTAGAGCATGATTATGCATAAATCCTGTTTGTGAAATCTTATCCAACCAATCTGTTTCAAAGCCTCCATCACTATAAGAAGTTAATCCGTTACGAATATCTTCCGGAGTCATAAAATCAGCTTCTTTATAAAAATCGGATACCGATACAAAACCATCATAAACTACACTTGTTTTACGGTCGAAAGTACCGGATTTTGTGGTAATAAGAATTACTCCATTTGCACCACGAGTTCCGTAAATAGCTGCGGCACTAGCGTCTTTAAGCACGTCTACTGAAGATATATTTTCTGGAGCAACCATTGTTAAATCTCCAGGAACTCCATCTATGAGGATAAGCGGACTTGTACTACCATTTAATGTAGTTACACCCCGCAACATGATATTCGATTCGTTATTAGGATTTCCAGAGCTATTACTGACTACTAAACCCGCAACTTTCCCTTTAACAAGTTCAGCTGCATCTTGAATTTTTCCAGGGTTAAATTCTTTCTCAGAAACACTAGCAACTGCACTAGTCACCTGGCTTTTATCTTGTTTTCCATAACCAATTACAACAACTTCATTAAGTGATTGTAAATCTTCTTTTAAAGTAACTTCTAGCCTAGATTCAGTTTTAGTGACACTAACTTCTTTTTTTGCATATCCTATAAAACTAAAAACAAGAATAGCATCATCAGATGTTGTATTTAAATTAAATTCACCATCAAAATTAGTGACAGTACCATTATTTGTATCTTTTTCTTTAATAGATACACCAGGTATCGGTACTCCTTTTTCATCCTTAACCATCCCGTTTACTGATGATTGAGCAAATAAAGTTTGTGAAATTATAAGCATTAAGAATAGTGATAAAACCGATATTTTAGGGTTTAAACTATCTTTTAAATAAAATTGTCTTTTTTTAAACATACACACTAGTTTTAATGTTTTTTGATGAATTTAAATCATCAATTATCAAAATAAAATTCAATAATGATAATGTAAAACTACAACTAGACTTAATTATTTTTTAAGATAAAGTTATCATAAAATGATACTATATTAACAAAGTATACACACATATTAAATTATTTAGTAAATACTATTTATTAAATAAAAAAATCAGCCAACTTGGCTGATTTTTATGAATATTAGTGTAGTCTAATTTAGAAACGCTCTAAATCAAATGGCTCCAATAGAACTGAAGTATGATTGGCATCAACAATTTCTGAAATTAATTTTCCGGTAATTGGGCCCAGGCTCCACCCCATCATGGCGTGTCCGGCTGCAACGCTAAGGTTTTTGAATTTTGAAGATTTTCCGATAAACGGTAAACCATCTGGTGAAACCGGTCGTAATCCACTCGTGGCCGATTGTTTTTCTTCAGCAGTTAATGTGAATCCCGAATAATAATTAGAAGCCGCGTGCGCAATTGCTTCAACCCTGTTTGGTAAAATAGTATTGTTATCGCCAGATAATTCCATTGTTCCGGCAAACCTGGTAAAATCTTGCATTGGCGTTACCGCTACTTTAGCTTCAGTAAGAATAGCCGGCAAAGTAATATTGGTCTCCCTGGTAATATTCATGCTATAACCTTTACCGGGTTGGATAGGAATATTAAGACCTAATTTTTTAGCTAGAGGAAATGTCCAACTTCCGGCAGCCAGAATAAATTCATCTGCTTCGATTGTATTTTTTTCCGTAGAAATAGCCTTAATGGTTCTTCCATCTACTTCTAAACCGGTAACCGTTTCCTCTAAAACAAAATTTACTCCTTTATCTTCTAACCACTTTTTTAAATTTTTCATAAATAGATTAGGAGTGCTATGCGCATCACATTCATAATGAACTCCGCCAATTACATCCTCGCTAAACTGAGGTTCCAGATCATGCAAGGCCTTTTTATCCAAAACACTAACATCCAGACCTAATTCTTTTCCTTTTTCAGCAAGTTTAGCTTCGTGCTCTTCGTTCTTCGCACTTTTATAAACCATAAGAAGACCTTTACGCTCCATGTGAAAATCAAAATCTAAAGATTCTAACATCTCAGCGTAAAGGTCTCTACTTTTTTCATTTAATTCCTTAAGCACAGGAATAGCTTTCGCTACTTTTTGTTTCGTTGAAGATTTCTTGAAATACCAGGACCATTTGAAGAAATCCATATCCCAGCGCGGTTTTATATAAAACGGACTAGAATTATTGAACATCCACTTAATTCCCTGGTTAATCATTCCAGGTTCTGCAATTGGCACAAAATGACTGGGAGTCACATAACCGGCGTTAATAAAAGAAGCGCCATCTGTAATATTACCTTTATCTACTATGGTAACATCGTGGCCGGCTTTTACCAAATAATAAGCCGAGCATAAACCAGTAATTCCTCCACCAATAATTGCAACTCTCTTCATAATCTAAATTTTAAAGTACCTGAAATCCGTGAGCATAAGGATCGTCATCATCGATAACGATATTATTATAACCGGTAACCATTGCCCAACCTTCTATACTTGGCACAATAGCTTTTTTACCGCCTAATTCTGTCTCTTCTTCTATTCTTCCAATAAACTTACTACCAATAATACTTTCATGTACAAAAAGATCGCCTTTTTTCAACTTACCTTTTGCATACCAATGCGCCATTCTTGCTGAAGTTCCTGTACCGCATGGTGAACGATCTATAGCTTTATCGCCATAAAAAACAGCATTACGCGCTGTAGAAGTTTCATCTATCACTGCACCTGTCCATTGCATATGACTTAAACCATGTATCGTAGGATCTTCTGGATGAATAAATTCGTGAGCTTGGTTTAATTTACTTCTTAATTCCCTGCTCCACGTAATTAATTCACTAGCCTGATAATGCTCTAAACCTTTAAAGTTTTCCTGAACTTCTACAATAGCATAAAAATTACCACCGTACGCAACATCAACTTTTAAATCACCAAGAACATCGCTATCTACAATGATATCTTCTTTCGCTAAATACGATTTGATATTAACGATCTTAACCGACTTTACTTTTTTTCCTTCCTGAACATAACTCACTTTTACGAGTCCCGCCGGAGTTTCTAGCCTTAGCGTTCCTGGATTTTTAGGAGAAACCAAACCTTCTTCGATAGCAACCGTTACGGTACCAATCGTACCGTGCCCGCACATTGGCAGGCATCCACTGGTTTCTATAAAAAGAATTCCGCAGTCATTTTGGGGATCTGAAGGCGGAAACAAAATGCTTCCGCTCATCATATCATGACCGCGTGGTTCGAACATCAAACCACGACGAATCCAATCGTATTCCCGCATAAAATTCTGACGCTTTTCACTCATGTTCTTTCCTTCGATAAATGGGCCGCCACCAGCAACCACTCTTACCGGATTCCCACAAGTATGGGCATCAACACAAAAAAAAGTTTTTCTTGCCATTAAAGTCTATAAGCTATCTGTTGTGTATTTATTATTGATATTACGCAAAATGCCTAAAGGATTTTCATCTTTTAACGCCTGCGGAAGCAATGTCTGTGGCCAGTCCTGGAAAGAAACCGGACGCACCCATCGTTGTACCGCTGTTAATCCTACTGAAGTAAATTTAGCATTAGAAGTTGCCGGGAATGGCCCACCATGCGTCATTGCCGCACAAACTTCTACCCCTGTTGGTACACTGTTATAGATAATTCTACCTACAGTATCGGTTAAAGTGTCGATAATCGTTGCAAATTCACTTAATTCTTTTTCTTCGGAATTTAATACCGTACCGGTTAGCTGTCCTTCTAATTGCTGAAGCACTTCGGCCAATTCGGTTTTATCTTTACATTTTACAACTACTGAAAAAGGCCCAAATACTTCTTTATGAAAGTTTTTATTCTGAAGGAAATTAGCACCAGAAACGGTGATTACCTGCTGTCTACCAAAGTTTGGCGCAACTTCACCATCGTATTTGCTTACTTCATTATAGCCTTCCTGTTCTAAAACTTCAGATTTTGAAGCTTCGTATTGATTTTGAATCCCAGGACTCAACATTACTGAAGGGGCAAGATTCGATAAATTCTCACCTAATTTTTCAACAAAACTATCTAAAGCAGCGCTCTCTATTCCTAAAATTAGTCCGGGATTTGTACAAAATTGTCCACATCCAGCAGTGATCGAACCTGCATATTGCTCGGCCCAAAAATCTCCTTTAGCTTTTAAAGCAGATGGTAAAGCCAAAACAGGATTAATACTTCCCATTTCTGCGTAAACCGGGATAGGCTCTGGGCGATCTGCAGCTAATTTAGTAAGCGCAGTTCCTGCTTTATAACTTCCGGTAAATCCAACCGCTTTTATTTTTGGATGTTTTACCAGCCACTCACCTACTTCAATTCCTTTAGAGTTTAAGTTAGAGAAAACGCCATCTGGCATTCCGGTTTTCTTAGCGGCTTTAATAATCGCTTCAGCAACCAATTCTCCTGTACCAGCATGTAATGGATGAGATTTTACGATAACCGGAGAACCCGATGCCAATGCACTGGCAGTATCCCCACCAGCAGTAGAAAATGCAAATGGGAAATTACTTGCTCCAAAAACAGCTACCGGCCCAAAAGGCACCTGCATTCTTCGAATATCAGGTTTTCCTTCAGGATTGCTAATAATGGCTTCTACCCAACTCCCTTCTTTCAGCATTTCGGCAAAAGCTCGTAACTGGTTACAAGTTCTAGCAAATTCTCCATTAGAACGTCCTTCTGGCAAGCCGGATTCTGCTCTGTAAATTTCTTTTAAAGCTTCAGCATTTGCCTCTAATTCCTCAGCAATTGCTTCTAAAAATCTAGCTTTTTCAGCATCAGATTTTTGTTTGTACACTTTAAAAGCGGCGGCGGCTTTTTCTACTGCCGCATCAACCTCTTGTGTTGTTGCCTCGGTAAAAATAGCAGCAGTTTCTTTATTTTCTTTTGGATCAAAAGTTTTAAAGGTAACATCACCTTTACTGGAAAGCTCCTCACCAATATAATTTTTTCCTGTAATCATGCTTTCTGTTTTCTTGATTTATAAAGATTTGTATTCTACTAATTCTGGCCTTACCGCCATTGCGGCATCAATAATTCCCTGAACTCGTTCTCTTTCTGCTCCCTGTAATACTAATCTTGGTGCTCTTACATACTCGGTTCCTAAACCAGTTGCAACTTCAGCCAATTTGATATTTTGTACTAATTGCGGAGAGATGTCCAATTCTAATAATGGCATAAACCATCTGTAGATTCTTAAAGCTTCTTCAATATTACCAGCTTTTACTAATTTATAGATTGCCACAGTTTCTGCCGGATAAGCGGCTACCAATCCAGCAACCCAACCATCTGCACCAGCAACCATACTTTCTAATGCTAATGTATCTACACCACATAAGATCTTGATACGATCACCAAACTTATTTTTTAAACGTGTAACATTACTAATATCACGAGTAGATTCTTTTACTGCTTCGATCGTAGGACAATCTGCTAAAAGTTCTTCGAACATCTCGATAGTTACTTCAATCTTGTAATCTACAGGGTTGTTATAAATCATAATTGGCAGTGAAGTGCTTTTTGCGATCTCTTTAAAATATACTACGGTCTCGTGATCTGTAGCTTTATAACGCATTGGTGGTAACAACATTAATCCTTGTGCTCCCCATGCTTCTGCATTTTTTGCAACTTCGATCGCTTCCTTTGTAGATTGCTCGGCAATGTTAATGATTACCGGCACCTGTCCTGCTGTAATTTCTAAAGTCTTTTTTACAAGTGTTTCCTTTTCTGCCGGTGTCAGAGTACTAGCTTCACCCAAAGTTCCTCCTAAGATGATTCCGTTTACACCTGCTTCCAGTTGTGCGTTAATGTTCTTTTCAAAGGTTACTAAATCCAGTTCATCATCTTTTGTGAATTTAGTGGTTACTGCGGGCATTACCCCTTCCCATTTAATTGCCATGTGTCTATTTTTTTAACAAAAATATGGGCATTAAATCGCTTTCAATTTGTATTGATTATCTAAACATGATACGATATTATCATATAAATTGACTAATTCGGTTTTTTTTAATAATATTTACAAAAACTCACACTAATGAAAGTCCTTCCGTTTAAAATCCCAAAACCCGAAAAAGAAGCCCTTGTATATCAGGAAGATCATGAAATTATATTTTATGATAAACTTCACCAGCACGAGGAGATACAAATTAGCTATATTATGGAAGGTAGCGGCTCTTTAATTGTTGGTGATAGTATTAACGAATATCAGCCACATGACATCCTTATTATAGGAGAAAATATTCCGCATGTTTTTAGAAGTGATGCAGAGGCTCATCCAAATTCGATAATGTACACGCTGTTTTTTACCAAAAAGTCCTTCGGAAAAGAATTCTTCAACCTTACTGATCTTAGCGGAATCCAGAAGTTTTTTGATGAATCTGAATACGGAATGAAAATTAAGGCTGATGAAAAAAAGTTTCATCTTTTTAATAATCTGAAGCGGCAAAGTAAAATTGAAAGAGTAGCTACTTTACTATTATTACTGAATGAACTTACGCATGCCGAGCGGCAACCATTGTCTTCTTTCGTTTACCAGAAAAAATATACAGAGGATGAAGGAAAACGAATGAATGATGTTTTTCAATATGCTATGGATAACTTTCAGGATAATATTTCTTTAGATGATATTGCAGATATTGCTTTTATGAGTAAAAATGCTTTTTGCCGATATTTTAAGAAAAGAACCAATAAAACGTTTTTTCAGTTTTTAATTGAAATAAGGATAGAACATGCCTGCAAGTTATTGTATAAAGATCAGGACTTATCGGTATCGGCGATCTCTGAACTTTGTGGATTTCAGAACATCGCCAATTTTAACCGAAAGTTTAAGGAATTAAAAGGAATTACGCCTACACAATACAGGCAGCAAAACGATTAATTCTCATCTTCTATATTATTTCAATCCGTTATGCTCCAAGAAATAATTAGTAATCAAAGTATACAAGTGGATCGAAGTGTTTTTTCCTTCGTAAATATGATGCGCCCTGTTAGGATAAGCCATCATGTCGAATTGCTTGTTATTTCGAATTAGCTCATTCACCAAATATTCCATATTTTGATAATGCACATTATCATCTCCGGTTCCGTGAATTAGTAATAAATTTCCTTCCAGATTTTTAGCATAGGTTACCGGCGAACCTTCAATAAACTTTTTTTTATCTTCACTAGGCAATCCCATATAACGCTCCTGGTAAATATTATCGTAGAATAACTGATTGGTAACTCCGGCTACAGCCACTCCTGTTTGATAAACTTCAGGATATCTGAATAACAAATTCTGAGTCATCGAGCCTCCACCACTCCAGCCCCAAACATTCACGAATTTTTCATCCAGAAAATCGTAATTTGCAAGCACTTTTTTAGCTGCCGCCGCCTGATCGTTGGTATTAAGTACGCCCATATTTTGGTAAATACTTTTTCGCCAATCACTGCCTTTTAAAGTTGGCGTTCCGCGATTATCAATACTTATCACTACAAATCCTTGTTGTGCCATAAAAAGCTCGTACAACCCAACCCATTGATCGGTCGCCACAACTCCCCAAGGCTCGCCATACACATGAAAAAGGACCGGATATTTTTTAGCCGAATCAAAATTTAATGGCTTGGTCATTCTAGCATCCATTTCGATTCCGTTCTCAGTCATGACTTTAAAAAATGACGTTTCTGGTAAGGCTAATGAACTTAATTTGTTTTTCAACCGTTCATTATCAACTAAAGTTTTAACCGATTTATGTTTGGGCAAATTCACTAAATTCACCGTATTTGGTGTGCTAACATTCGTAAATTTATGGATAGCATATTTTCCATTAGGCGAAACATCATACGTATTTACGCCTTCAAATTGTTGCGGAGTAACTTTGGTTAGTTTTCCATTTCCATTTAATGGTACCTTGTATAAATAGCGTTGCGTAGCATTATCTGGTGAAGCTACAATATATAAATTTTTATCATCAGTTTGGTAATACGTGGCTACATCATAATCGCCGGGCGTAAGCAATGTCTTTTTACCCGATTCCAAATCAATTTTATAGATATGGCGCCAACCATCAGTTTCCGTCATTCGTAAAAACGACGTTCCATCATCCACGATTAGCTGATCGTTATTGCCCCATTGGTTCGAAGAAATATCCGGATAGCGCAAATCTACCCAGGTTTCTTCAGTTTCGGTATACATTTTTTTTAATGCGGAAGTTGAAAGTTTATACGTAAAAATATTGAGCTCGTTTTGCTTTCTATTCATTTGCTGAATAAGCACCAAATCTTCATTAAGCCATTGCATCGCCGGTAAATAATGCTGAACAGGATCGCCCGGCATCGGTATCCACGTTACTTCGGAAGTTTTTGTATCTATAATTCCAACTTTTGCTGAAGAAGGATTGAATCCTGCTTTTGGATATTGCAGCGCAATCGGTTCAGAATATACCGAATCGGTATTATTGATCATGTAGAAGGTGCCAATTTCTGAAGCATCTAATTGCCAAAACGCAATTTTTGAAGCATCCGGACTCCAAATAAAACCATCGCGCATTCCAAATTCTTCTTCATACACCCAATCGAACGTTCCGTTAATGATATCGCCTGTTCCATCTTCGGTTAGCTGAGTAAGCTCTCCGGTTTTAAAATTCTCTTTATAAATATTGAAATTATGCACATAAGCTACAAATTGATTATCTTCAGAAAACTTAGCGAACATCAATGAGGAAGATGGAAAATCTTTTCCTAATTGTTTTAATTCTTTGGTATCAAAATCGTACACCCAAAAATCACCTTTGGTATTCGAACGCCAAACTCGGCTGGAGTTTGTAAAAATTAAAACCTTGCTTCCATCTGGAGATAACGAAAAATCTTCTATTGCCAGGTTTTTACCATTTATATTAAGATTATTGGCTGCTAAATAAGTGCTTGATTTGTAGTTTTTACTCTCGTAACGAATAAGTTCATCATTGCCTGCTTTATCTTTTTCGATACTGACAAAAGCATCGCCCTCTTCTATCCAGAAAATAGGACGCTGGTAATCACTACTAAATTCCGAAGAAGAATAAATACGTCCTAAGGTTAATAAAGAATCATTTTCTTGTGCACTACTAGAAAATGGAAAAAATAATAATAAAATTATTCCAACTAAGTTTAATTTGGTCATTTTGTTATAATTGGTTTACGGTTTTTTGCTATTAGCTATCAATATTTAATACTATATTGATTGCATTTTCTTACCAACGTCATCCAGAACGTAATAAAGGTATCTATATGCAATACATTTTCTCGAACTCGTTACGTCATTCCGTGCTTGACACGGAATCTCATCCTGCTATTCAGAATCTGCGAAGCATGATGGGATGCTGAATCAAGTTCAGCATGACGATCAAAGAAGCGTTCTGACTGCCAATTATTCACGATTCAGCATTCAAAATTTAAAATTGATCCTCTCTCAATAGCTCAAAATTCATTTTCAAATCAGCACAGTATCAAATCAAATCTATTTTCTATACTCTAACAGCAAAGCGATCTAAAATCTAACTTCTCAATACTTACTTTCAACACAAATAGAGATTTCTCCATTCCGCTATGCTCCTGTGGAAATGACAAAAGAACATTCAACATTCAAAATTCATTTTCAAATCATCACATTTTCAAATTAAATCAAGTTTATTTTCTATACTCTAACAGCAAAGCAATCTAACTTCTCAATACTCAATACTCAATTCTAACTACTAACTTACTCACTTACTCACTTCTAAAGATCGGTTCTATAAAATAAGTATAGCTGTAATTCTTAGGTTTTAGCTGATATTTTTCCCAGGTTTTGGCACCCCAACTATTATCGCCA encodes:
- a CDS encoding RagB/SusD family nutrient uptake outer membrane protein translates to MNIFKHKLIKLTGVAVFFLASFSCTDLSEDTHSILTNEDIDFNNEQDISRLTGYVYNHLRYTYWEWNGLFDIQEESSDLIMTPLRIGVGWGDLYISMHKHDFNSNIGHLSTIWDNAYSGIGYANTILDLPEIQENPLQSARLRTMRALYYYILFDLFRNVPLETTQLVESGYLPEQASPEEVFDFVVSELNAVKEDLGTEKIYGYPNKYAAEMILAKMYLNHNAWFNDYDNTEYFELALEQVNDIINNGGYSLSANYKDNFKASLAGNNEIIFAIPLDYTYANANYLVNKALTSEGAKAFGYDGAPWNGSCAIPQFIDTYHENDSRLDDTWAYGQQYDYYSGEPLKMNADDQGEVNLVYTKRVHSIDNPGAYMMEGYRFVKNEIVPGVDGTYGDDVPFFRLADAMFIKAECLLRLNRDQSEAARLVSEVRARAFEDENEAIRTVQDLTGGSIYDYGHREYTSEGATNYSDLVATYEGGTDIEFGGLLDDLAWEFVGEHHRRQDLIRFRLSGSNTNVYNGKSWFCKDAEPGADYKNVFPIFQTFLDANPNLQQNPGY
- a CDS encoding 4-hydroxyproline epimerase, which codes for MARKTFFCVDAHTCGNPVRVVAGGGPFIEGKNMSEKRQNFMREYDWIRRGLMFEPRGHDMMSGSILFPPSDPQNDCGILFIETSGCLPMCGHGTIGTVTVAIEEGLVSPKNPGTLRLETPAGLVKVSYVQEGKKVKSVKIVNIKSYLAKEDIIVDSDVLGDLKVDVAYGGNFYAIVEVQENFKGLEHYQASELITWSRELRSKLNQAHEFIHPEDPTIHGLSHMQWTGAVIDETSTARNAVFYGDKAIDRSPCGTGTSARMAHWYAKGKLKKGDLFVHESIIGSKFIGRIEEETELGGKKAIVPSIEGWAMVTGYNNIVIDDDDPYAHGFQVL
- a CDS encoding NAD(P)/FAD-dependent oxidoreductase; this encodes MKRVAIIGGGITGLCSAYYLVKAGHDVTIVDKGNITDGASFINAGYVTPSHFVPIAEPGMINQGIKWMFNNSSPFYIKPRWDMDFFKWSWYFKKSSTKQKVAKAIPVLKELNEKSRDLYAEMLESLDFDFHMERKGLLMVYKSAKNEEHEAKLAEKGKELGLDVSVLDKKALHDLEPQFSEDVIGGVHYECDAHSTPNLFMKNLKKWLEDKGVNFVLEETVTGLEVDGRTIKAISTEKNTIEADEFILAAGSWTFPLAKKLGLNIPIQPGKGYSMNITRETNITLPAILTEAKVAVTPMQDFTRFAGTMELSGDNNTILPNRVEAIAHAASNYYSGFTLTAEEKQSATSGLRPVSPDGLPFIGKSSKFKNLSVAAGHAMMGWSLGPITGKLISEIVDANHTSVLLEPFDLERF
- a CDS encoding SusC/RagA family TonB-linked outer membrane protein; amino-acid sequence: MFKKRQFYLKDSLNPKISVLSLFLMLIISQTLFAQSSVNGMVKDEKGVPIPGVSIKEKDTNNGTVTNFDGEFNLNTTSDDAILVFSFIGYAKKEVSVTKTESRLEVTLKEDLQSLNEVVVIGYGKQDKSQVTSAVASVSEKEFNPGKIQDAAELVKGKVAGLVVSNSSGNPNNESNIMLRGVTTLNGSTSPLILIDGVPGDLTMVAPENISSVDVLKDASAAAIYGTRGANGVILITTKSGTFDRKTSVVYDGFVSVSDFYKEADFMTPEDIRNGLTSYSDGGFETDWLDKISQTGFMHNHALTINGGSELTSYSGNISYRYEEGTIKKSNNDQLRLQLNLEQYLLKDILKVGFKIFSEQRKRTPNNIEDTGISNVYRQAIIRNPTSPIYDENGDYFEEFGRYQYFNPVAMNNELIGDRELRRTNITGNVTFEPIKNWVTNLLIAKNLAATDISTYSTSRYYSSKTTGFSGSAYKSYEKKEDKFLELTTNYEFDINTSHRFSALAGYSYSYFSTSNFYASNSDFPTDGYLYNNIGVGSRLNEGNAGMGSGKIDSRLIGFFGRIQYGYDNRFNLLASIRREGSSQFGDNHKWGLFPSVSAGWTLSNEEFLTSANWMNNLKIRAGYGVTGQRPNDNYLSLTTYNYDSDYGNFVNENGEWVAGLMVTQNPNPDLKWERTSEINLGLDFSFLNNRLSGSLDMYRKDTDDLLYSYNVPLPPNIYAQTLANVGSIRNQGFELMINALPVTNDDFSWETTVTITHNDNELLSLSNDLYETEDYLDVAYAGDPVNVPTHRVEVGQAIGNFWGLKSVGVTENGLFLVEDPNTGEAIPYSTSLNTNEYRQYLGNGFPTVYMGWTNTFRYKNFDLTALISGQFGFDILNTQRMFYENNSIQYNRLKSAAEPVYGERPLSGAQAQAFVSHYLEKGDFVKLDNITLGYNFKIEKISNYISNIRLYCSAKNFLTITDYSGMDPELDNRDFYAAGNDFRDKYPTIKSFTIGTKLNF